TGGTACGATACACTTACTTTTTGATACATGCTCCaatttttcaagattttgttgGAAACAAAACGGTCCTTTatgacattttataatattcCACCCCATTTATTGCTTTCcagaatttctttcattaattaaaGGGCCTTCTTTcactgctgcccctccccccaaactaaTCTATTCCCCAACTGCCCATCATAGACTAAATAAAAGTCAGTCTATCACAGCAGCAGTGATGGTCATGCCAATTTCACAGTGTGATTTGTgcattcatttcattttgaaaatgaccCTGCCCTCCATCTGTCTAAGCCGAATGTCCTGCTTTTTTCAAGCCAGGCCTCAGGAACAGCAGCACATGAAATAAGGGGGAAAACATAGGATGGCATCCCTCTTGCCCCCACTAGCTGCCATACTCACAGATAGATACTGACACAAAGAGGGGACCCCAACTGATGCCTGAAGGGATCAGAGAAATTTGGGGAAGACAGTTCTTCAGTTTTTCATACATTTCCAAGAAACCATTTGAAGGTGAATGCTTTCATGATACAACTCTGAAACAGACTAAAGAGATAAAAGGCAATTTCCAATTTCCATGTTCTGTCATTTTACCTTGATTTAATAGCAAATTACCAAAGGTAACAGCTTAATACATAAGAATTTAAACTACATTAGGATTTCTAAATATTGAGTCTTGtggatgttaattttttttcccaagaggtGTCAATCAGGCAGTCATAAAAGAGAAGGCACCCTATTTCCTGATTACTCAGGCACACTAGCTAGCATCCCTCAAATCATGTACCTACTTTAGCTGAAGACCAGAAAAGACTGCAGCCAGAGATTGGGTTGGAAGAAGTCTTTGAGTAGGGTTATACTGGTCTTCCTCAGCTGCTTTCTCTGGAAATCTTGAGTGGCCCAGAGTCCCCCTCAATTCCTCTGAAATGGGTGGAGTTTGTCCTTTTGTCAGTACTCATGCAGTAGAAGGCTCCTCATCCGGTCCCATCTAGAAGAACACAAGTTTGACAAACTTCTCAGCAAGGGagaataatgtataaataaatgaaatcagtttCTTGATAGTATAGCATCCAGATGCCTTATTGAAATCTCTTTTTAGCTATAATAGGTGACTAGAAACTATGCTGCCATCCACCAGTCACTTCTTAACATCTACTTACAGATGCATCTCAGGCCAGGAAGTTCACACTTTACTGATCTAACCAAGGTggcttgttttttggttttttttttttttaatgtttatttattttttgagagagagagagagagtgtaagtggagggaggggcagagagagagggagacacagaatctgaagcaggctccaggctctgagctgtcagcacagagcctgatgcagggctggaaatcacagaccatgacatcatgacttgagccgaagtcggacgcttaaccaactgagccactcaggaaccccaagGTGGTTGTTCTAATGggaaaataacaaccaaaaaaccaaCATACTAGTATTCCCTTAAAACTAAGCCcttaaaggggagcctgggtggctcagttagttgggtgtccaactttggctcaggtcacgatctcacagtccatgagtatgagccttgcatcaggctctctgctgacagctcagagcccagagcctgcttcagattctgtgtctccttctctctctgcccctcctcctactcacactctgtccctctctctcaaaaataaaataaaaacattaacaaaattgaaaaaagaaaaactaagaccttagctaataaacatatattgaatTAATTCAACAGTCACTCTTTCCTAATAACTTAGCTTTTGGATATCATGGTCCagttgtttcttttctctatctaCTAAGCAGAATACAGGGTGCTTATTAAgcttagaaaaaatatatgtaaatagtcTAATAGAGTGCCCTATAATATGGTTGATATTGGCACCAAAATTTGTTTATAGAGAAGACTTACAGGCTGCAACACTACTGAGGCAATAAGAGATTTGCATTGAATTCTTGAATTATATAGCAAAGACACGCTTTTACCTGGACTATGTTTATCTTGGAGTGTACCAAGGCCAATGGAAATCTGAAAGACTGTGGAAGGCTATGAAAGAAAACCCCCTTACCTTAGGCCACCAGCAGAGGCACTGCCTATTATATTCATAAGTTATAGCTAATTTTATTATCTTAAGAACTGCCACTACCTCAATGGGATAAGCCAGTTTTGTCTTCTGCTATCTTGTCTACTTCTCTAATTCTTGACTGATAAAATTGTGTTCATCCCCCACAAATTTTACAGTCTCCACATCAATCTAAATTATGGGTATGTTTTTTATTAGTAATCCATTATAACTTTATAGAATAACTAAGTCCCTAGTTTTCCACTGTTCTATGAGGGGCACTATTAAATTCAAAAGGATTTATACAAAATAGCTCTGAGGCTGTAACACGGAATCTAGAGCATCtattcaaaataaagacaaagtaacaaaaggaaattcagaatttgtgtgtgtgtgtgtgtgtgtgtgtgtgtgtgcagtagCAAATTTCCAGAGATCTTCAAACTAAGAATCTGAGGGGCAAAAATTAAAGtgtaggaaattttctttttctttttactaaaagaaaatccaattttTATCAGTTCAGTGATATCCCAAACATCATTAAAGCCTGACAAGTACAGGCTGGATggatctctccctccccccccccccccccatcacacatacacaagcacacacaaaCTAAGTGGGTTTGGAGAGTCAGAAGAGAATACTTTTGGTCGTGCTTTTATTCCCACTCCACCTTGGAAAAGACTAGGTCATGGATTTTTCCATTGTCTCCATCTGGTAGTGAAATTTGGAGTAAGGCAAGGTGTAGGGCCAGGTTTAAACACTAATATGTGCTTAATAATGTTTGTTGTCGTGTAAAAGGGGGAGTAGCGTATGAGGGAGACACTTGGAACTAAAGGCAATCCTCCCCCAGCACCAGATAAGATCCACAGCACTCTTTCCTTCTGTGAACCTCtggaaataacaaaataaggaCTCCTGGTCGCTGCACTATTTTGTTCTTATTATGTCCTCAATGAGGCCTGAAAACTGAACCTTCTCTAATTGGAGAATGCCAAGTTGACATTCCGCATTTTCAGTTCCCGTTTCTTTCACTAAAACAACGTGCAACGAAACTACTGATATACACCACATAGTCTATAAAGGCTCAAAAACGCAAGGGACTTCAGCCCTTAAACCTTCCTCTCCGCGCCAGAGACCTAAGTGACAGAACAGGGAGCCAGTAATCCTGCTGTCTGTAGAAAGAAAAGGTCCCTGAACTCTCACCTTCTGACGACCGCAGGTCCTTCCGGCAGAGACTACGCCTCCCAGCATGCAGCGCGGCAGCGTCCTGGGCAGCTGCGCGATTGGCCGGTGCATGCCGGGAAGTGGAGTTTCGGTCACTGAATAACCGAAGGAATTTCCTCTTTGCTAACGCCGCTCACACTCTGGAGTCTTCGGGGATGAGTCCATATAGGAGACCCTCACATTAGTGATTCCTTTCCAACCCTAGTCTGGTCTTCCCCCAGCAAAGTAACTTTGGGAGCACGCAAACCAACAAATATAAACCCGGAATAATCTTTGTGTCTTCCGTTTCCGGTGGGCTTGTTGCCATGGTAACCAGCACGCACCACCAGCTTAGCGGTTATGGCCGGGCTGAGTGGCGCACAGATCCCCGATGGGGAGTTCACTGCGGTCGTGTACCGGCTCATCCGGGATTCGCGCTACGCCGAGGCCGTGCAGCTGCTGGGCGGCGAGCTCCAGCGGAGCCCGAGGAGCCGCGCCGGCCTGTCGCTGCTGGGCTACTGCTACTACCGCCTGCAGGAGTTCACGCTGGCGGCCGAGTGCTATGAGCAGCTGGGCCAGCTGCACCCGGAACTGGAGCAGTACCGTCTGTACCAGGCCCAGGCCCTGTACAAGGCCTGCCTTTATCCAGAGGCCACCCGGGTCGCCTTCCTCCTCCTGGACAACCCCGCCTACCACAACCGCGTCCTCCGTCTGCAAGCCGCGATCAAGTACAGCGAGGGCGACCTGCCCGGGGCCAAGAGCCTGGTGGAGCAGCTActgggcggggaagggggagaggacagTGGGGGCGAGAACGAGCCCGATGGTCAGGTCAACCTGGGGTGTTTGCTCTACAAGGAGGGACAGTATGAGGCCGCGTGTTCCAAGTTCTTTGCGGCCCTCCAGGCTTCGGGCTACCGGCCTGACCTTTCCTACAACCTGGCTTTGGCCTATTACAGTAGCCGGCACTATGCCCCGGCCCTGAAGCACATCGCAGACATTATTGAGCGTGGCATCCGCCAGCACCCGGAGCTAGGTGTAGGCATGACCACTGAGGGCATCGATGTTCGAAGTGTTGGCAACACCTTAGTCCTTCACCAGACTGCCCTGGTGGAAGCCTTCAACCTCAAAGCAGCCATAGAATACCAACTGAGAAACTATGAGGCGGCCCAGGAAGCCCTCACTGACATGCCACCTAGGGCAGAAGAAGAGTTAGACCCTGTGACCCTGCACAACCAGGcgctaatgaacatggatgccagGCCTACAGAAGGGTTTGAAAAGCTACAGTTTTTGCTCCAACAGAACCCCTTTCCCCCGGAGACCTTTGGCAACCTGCTGCTGCTCTACTGTAAGTATGAGTATTTCGACCTGGCAGCAGATGTCCTGGCCGAGAATGCCCATTTGACTTACAAGTTCCTCACACCCTATCTCTATGACTTCTTGGATGCCTTGATCACCTGCCAGACAGCCCCTGAAGAGGCTTTCATTAAGCTTGATGGGCTAGCGGGGATGCTGACTGAACAGCTCCGGAGACTCACCAAACAAGTACAGGAAGCAAGACACCACAGAGATGACGAAGCTGTCAAAAAGGCAGTGAATGAATATGATGACACTCTGGAGAAGTATATTCCTGTGTTGATGGCCCAGGCCAAAATCTACTGGAACCTTGAGAATTATCCAATGGTGGAAAAGATCTTCCGCAAATCTGTGGAATTCTGTAATGACCATGATGTGTGGAAGTTGAACGTGGCTCATGTCCTGTTCATGCAGGAAAGCAAATACAAAGAAGCTATAGGTTTCTATGAACCCATAGTCAAGAAGCATTATGACCACATCCTGAATGTCAGTGCTGTTGTGCTGGCTAACCTGTGTGTTTCATATATTATGACAAGTCAGAATGAAGAAGCTGAGGAGTTGATGAGgaagattgaaaaggaagaagagcaGCTGTCCTATGATGACCCCGATAAGAAAATCTACCACCTCTGCATTGTGAATTTGGTGATAGGCACACTTTATTGTGCCAAAGGAAATTATGACTTTGGTATTTCTCGGGTGATCAAAAGCCTGGAGCCTTATCATAAGAAACTGGGAACTGATACCTGGTATTTTGCCAAAAGATGCTTCCTGTCCTTATTAGAAAACATGTCAAAACACACGATCGTGCTTCGTGACAGTGTTATTCAAGAATGTGTCCAGTTTCTAGAACAATGTGAACTTTATGGCAGGAACATACCTGCCATTATTGAACAACctctggaagaagaaagaatgcaTACTGGAAAGAATACAGTCACATATGAATCCAGACAGCTAAAAGCTTTGATTTATGAGATTATAGGGTGGAATATATAGAGATGCCTGATAATGTCTTTTATCATAATAgctttatatatctatatttggtattattttatctatatttagccattggcagggcacctgggtggctcaatcggttaagtgtccggcttcagctcaggtcatgatctcgaggttccagagttcaagccctgcattgggctctgtgctgacagcttggagcctggagcctgctttggattctgtgtctccctctctctctgcccctcccctgctcatgctctgtttctctctcaaaaataaaaaaacagtaataaaaaaaataaatatatgtagcCATTGGCATTTTTACATTTGTCATATGTTAAACTTTgtacatttgcaaatcataaaccttatttttaaaatcttcacaaATACTGAAAATTTGAAACCTAGAAAGATACGAAAAATTCGAAGCTgaattgggattctctgtttatTAGAACTTGTAGTGCCTATGTTCCCTCTCCTTTGTTATCATTTGTGCTTGGTTGTATTTGGAGAGTCCCCTGCACACGGATTACAATTTACAGGGACTTGGCACTATCAAGTCCAGAACAGAGTAGTTAACATATAGGATTTCTAGGCATTTAAGAGGTTTAGAGATTGTGctctattctatttatttggaATGCACACATTTTGCGTAGAGTGTAAGATGTTTTAGCAGAGTTTTTCTACATAGAGGTAACGCTTAATGTAACACCAAATTCCTTAGGTGATAAATGTTTGGGTTCCTTGGGTTCCTGCAAGATTCAGTGGGCAGTCTTGTGCCCTTGACAAAATTATGGTGCTATGGTATAAAGACAATAAACAATTGTTTAAGAAACAACtttatgtagttttcttttgttccatTTGTTAATAATTTGTACATATTAACAAGATGTACTGTTACTATTTTTTGTAACTCTGCTCTCATTTATCTCCAAATAGCAACTAATAGCAGAGGTAACCTGAGAACTTAGTTCTTAATTCCTACTTTTGTGTTTGCCACTTAGGATAGGTTAATGCTGGAGTTATTTCTGTGTTGTCACCGCTCTGTTATGGAAAAATCTACCTTATTCCCATGACGCCACCAAACTTCTACCTCTACTacagatgaaaagttctgaaacCTTCTCTGGTAGATTCAGAATGCTGGTTTCACACCTGCAACATTCCCAATTAGAACGCTGCTCATTCTGcttaggcattttattttctgaactatataaaaattatttgttcacCTACCCCCTTTCTCTCCATAAATGTAACTGTGAACCCCAACTTGACATggcttagaaaaaaacaaaagttttaggTTGAAGTATATGAAATTGCTGATCTTGAAAGTTACCTACCTACAAAACTAGCAATTTCTTATGGTTCAATCTAATAGCTTTCTACTGATAGTGAACCCCTCCCATAATGAGATGATGATTTTTTCCTTCAAGGAGAAATCACTTAGGCATGTAGGTTCCCAGACAAGTTATGCTCAACATAAATCCTCTAGCATGAACTCCTGGGTGCTTAAATTCTGTCATATCAGAAAATCTGACTTATCATGAAGTCCAATGGTTTTGAATTTCTAAGCATTTTTAGTCTTTATTATGTACACTGATACCATTCACTATTTACTATTTACTGCTATTTACTATTGATGTTTCATCCCATGTTTGGAGGACAGTGTTTAATGACCTCTTCAGTGTATCCCATAGCACAATTCTATCTCTGGGAAATGGTCTTTGTTTAACAACTTTTGTACTAAAAGTGTTGCTACTTCTTTGTGCAGTAGTAGCTCTATGCCCCTCTCAATCTCCATCACTCCTTAGGATTTGGAAAGTAATGAACTGAAATCTCATTTTCAACAGCCAtgttaaaattctgattttttttgcacatttcctctatttttttttcttaaaaaaatgcataaagtgTAAGTAATGTTAACCACCCAAAAGCAAATGTTTTCCAGATTCCCTTTTGCAAATAGCCTGGCCTTTATTcagccacattttatttacccagGTGCTATGTGTTTGTGGTTTGCATGTATGTGTAATTTTGCTCTCCAGAACATAAAAAGCTTTTCAGAACTGTTTTTTAACCCCTTGCCGCTGGGCAGCTGGGATTTCCTGGTTAGCAATGAATCAGGAAATCCTGACTGCTCCTAACACTGAGTACAGGAATAAAGGTCAATCAAGGCATTTGTCCCCTTCCTTACCCATGCTCTCTGGAGAGGCACCCCCTCAGATTGACAGACTGTTGCCTAGCAACAGCAAAGACTCCTGAACCACACCTACAAAGCTGCCTAGCCTTCTGAGTCCTTGAGGAGACTGAAGGGTGAGGACATTCCTAACTCTCCAGAAACGTATTGTCCTTTaggatatatttcttttaaactcaCCTTCGGAAGTACTTAGCTCTGCTTTTTGATACTATGATACTAACAGACTCTATATTTTGCCATTTAACCAAAGGCTTTCATCCCTAAAGTTCTGATGAAAAGCTTTTTTCTATGCTCCTAGAACATTATGTGTTCAGTGCTAAGGCACTGTTCTTGACAAAAAAAGATCTCTGTGTATTTCTAAAGCTTTTACTCCTTTTTCATTCTATCTgcatggtgttttatttttatttaatgtttattttttagagagagagagagagagcacacacaagtgggggagggatggaaagagacacagaatctgaagcaggctccaggctctgagctgtcagcacagagcctgacacagggctcaaacccatgaaccacgggatcatgacctgagctgaagtgggacgcttaaccaactgagccatccaggtgccccctgcacAGTGTATTTCAAAGGGATCAAATATTAAATCTAGTATCTCGTGATCTTAGTCAAACCCCCATCTTCACACATGTCCAGAATATAAGCATGTGTTTGTAAACAAgtagttatttccattttctcagaCATGAGTAACAATTTGATCTTCCCAGGACGACGAACAGACAAGACTGTCAAAGGATTCCTATTCCTCCAGCCAGCCCTTCTTTGAATTTGGCCTCAGCTGTGGCACGAATGTTCACCCTAACTCCATCTGTGAGGTCAGGTGTACAGTGGCCATCTCTGATCCATTCGTAAGAAGCAGACAACTGGGAACTGGGAGTGTGGGGACTGAAGGGGTGGGGTCATTGGGCAATGAAATCCTAGATGATACTCCCTTCCTGCAGGGTGAAATAGGAATATATAGGTATGGCCTCTCAGACCTCAGAAGAGCACCTCAGATGGAATCCATGTAGAACTGCCAGTGATAGGCGTGGCCCAAGATTATagcaatttgtttgtttgtgtatgtaGGGCTATGGGGTGTGGGGTGATGCCCAAATAAATCAGCTTACTAGGAAATGTGAGATAATGGAGGGGAAGCTTTAAAGGAATAACTTTCTGAAAGTGAAACCTTTCATTTCAGGGGAACACCAGCATTTTTGAATGTAAGTTTTTGTCTTAGGTTCCCTCATCCTTTTCTTAATGGCTATGGATGATCTGGAAACATGTGGGAGACTGTGGTTTCTTGATGGTATTCTCTGACACACAGAGTAGCTTCCTAGAAATGGTGTGACTTACAGCTATCTACCATTCCC
The sequence above is drawn from the Neofelis nebulosa isolate mNeoNeb1 chromosome 2, mNeoNeb1.pri, whole genome shotgun sequence genome and encodes:
- the LOC131502300 gene encoding intraflagellar transport protein 70B, translating into MAGLSGAQIPDGEFTAVVYRLIRDSRYAEAVQLLGGELQRSPRSRAGLSLLGYCYYRLQEFTLAAECYEQLGQLHPELEQYRLYQAQALYKACLYPEATRVAFLLLDNPAYHNRVLRLQAAIKYSEGDLPGAKSLVEQLLGGEGGEDSGGENEPDGQVNLGCLLYKEGQYEAACSKFFAALQASGYRPDLSYNLALAYYSSRHYAPALKHIADIIERGIRQHPELGVGMTTEGIDVRSVGNTLVLHQTALVEAFNLKAAIEYQLRNYEAAQEALTDMPPRAEEELDPVTLHNQALMNMDARPTEGFEKLQFLLQQNPFPPETFGNLLLLYCKYEYFDLAADVLAENAHLTYKFLTPYLYDFLDALITCQTAPEEAFIKLDGLAGMLTEQLRRLTKQVQEARHHRDDEAVKKAVNEYDDTLEKYIPVLMAQAKIYWNLENYPMVEKIFRKSVEFCNDHDVWKLNVAHVLFMQESKYKEAIGFYEPIVKKHYDHILNVSAVVLANLCVSYIMTSQNEEAEELMRKIEKEEEQLSYDDPDKKIYHLCIVNLVIGTLYCAKGNYDFGISRVIKSLEPYHKKLGTDTWYFAKRCFLSLLENMSKHTIVLRDSVIQECVQFLEQCELYGRNIPAIIEQPLEEERMHTGKNTVTYESRQLKALIYEIIGWNI